Proteins from a genomic interval of Diaphorobacter sp. HDW4A:
- a CDS encoding ABC transporter ATP-binding protein produces the protein MTTATTTTTSSNLVLLEAVGVEKRYDKFVALGGVDIKVRANTVHSVIGPNGAGKTTLFHMLTGTKTVSGGKIVFDGHDVTREPDHVRVRRGMARSFQVTSLFLTLPVRENLRLAAQGVAPIQALNCWRAPVGDLARKDTVASVLIKIGMERFADTPAGNLSHGQQRRLEVGMALAAKPKAIFLDEPTSGMGIDDLDEMKHLIQSLKREHTVVLIEHNMNIVMDISDTITVMQQGRVLAEGLPNDIRNDDRVRKAYLGNMITGGKA, from the coding sequence ATGACAACAGCAACGACAACTACCACTTCCAGCAACCTCGTTCTGCTCGAAGCCGTCGGTGTCGAGAAGCGCTACGACAAGTTCGTGGCGCTCGGCGGTGTGGACATCAAGGTTCGCGCCAATACGGTGCATTCCGTGATCGGGCCCAACGGCGCGGGCAAGACCACCCTCTTTCACATGCTTACCGGCACCAAGACGGTGAGTGGCGGAAAAATCGTTTTTGACGGGCACGACGTAACCCGCGAGCCAGACCATGTACGCGTGCGCCGTGGCATGGCACGTTCGTTCCAAGTGACCAGCCTGTTCCTCACGCTGCCGGTGCGCGAGAACCTGCGTCTGGCGGCGCAGGGCGTGGCGCCAATACAGGCGCTCAACTGCTGGCGTGCGCCGGTGGGCGATCTCGCACGCAAAGACACCGTCGCCAGCGTGCTCATAAAAATTGGAATGGAGCGTTTCGCCGACACACCTGCAGGCAATCTCTCGCATGGCCAGCAGCGCCGTCTCGAAGTGGGCATGGCACTTGCAGCCAAGCCCAAGGCCATCTTTCTTGACGAACCAACCTCCGGCATGGGCATCGACGATCTGGACGAGATGAAGCATCTCATCCAGAGCCTCAAGCGCGAACACACGGTGGTTCTCATCGAACACAACATGAACATCGTCATGGACATCTCCGACACCATCACCGTGATGCAGCAGGGCCGCGTGCTGGCCGAGGGTCTACCCAACGACATCCGCAACGATGACCGGGTGCGCAAGGCCTATTTGGGCAACATGATCACCGGAGGCAAGGCATGA
- a CDS encoding ABC transporter substrate-binding protein → MQRRNFLQMSALGALPASLGLTHSAWAQAKDTIQFGCPVPMSGAFAANGKFADLGMKLAIEQYGKALNRPLGYTLLDTEGKPATAIRKVQDASQQGTKFFAGGILSSESLAMGKEAEKAGGIFITTAGADEITGKDCNSATFRWSVPTFGAIEQTVRPLLDAHPKAKRVYTITPQYVFGDGLLTAAKNIFKERGIEHVGNSYHSLTEKEFSGYLTNAVAAKPDVLLILNFGQQSSDTLRQAISFGMNKNTTILIAWASGLEQFESLGADLCDGIYFGAQYWHTVDAPQNLDLVKRCNDKFKFNPNYSLAGSYICTKLMIDAIIKAGTADTKAVIAAMEGMKYQGLTGEEEIRKADHQVLKNYYLLKGKAKSKMKNKDDYADIVSSGKSFLPVDQTGCKMG, encoded by the coding sequence ATGCAACGTCGCAACTTCCTGCAAATGTCCGCGCTCGGCGCTCTGCCAGCCTCTCTCGGTCTCACGCACAGCGCGTGGGCACAGGCCAAAGACACTATCCAGTTCGGCTGCCCCGTGCCCATGTCCGGTGCGTTCGCCGCGAATGGCAAGTTCGCCGATCTGGGCATGAAGCTCGCGATTGAGCAATACGGCAAGGCCTTGAACCGTCCGCTCGGCTACACGCTGCTAGACACCGAAGGCAAGCCCGCCACCGCCATCCGCAAGGTGCAGGACGCCTCGCAGCAGGGCACGAAGTTCTTCGCGGGCGGCATCCTGTCGTCCGAATCGCTCGCCATGGGCAAGGAAGCCGAGAAGGCCGGAGGCATCTTCATCACCACTGCGGGTGCCGACGAAATCACCGGCAAGGACTGCAACAGCGCCACATTCCGCTGGTCCGTGCCCACTTTCGGTGCCATCGAACAGACCGTGCGCCCACTGCTGGACGCGCACCCCAAGGCCAAGCGCGTCTACACCATCACGCCGCAATACGTGTTCGGCGACGGCCTGCTGACGGCAGCCAAGAACATCTTCAAGGAACGCGGTATCGAGCATGTGGGCAATAGCTACCACTCGCTCACCGAAAAGGAATTCAGCGGCTACCTGACCAATGCCGTCGCGGCCAAGCCCGACGTGCTGCTGATCCTGAACTTCGGCCAGCAATCGTCCGACACCCTGCGCCAGGCCATCAGCTTCGGCATGAACAAGAACACCACGATCCTGATCGCCTGGGCCTCAGGCCTCGAGCAGTTCGAATCGCTTGGCGCTGACCTCTGCGACGGCATCTACTTCGGCGCGCAGTACTGGCATACGGTCGACGCCCCGCAGAATCTGGACCTCGTCAAGCGCTGCAACGACAAGTTCAAATTCAACCCCAACTACAGCCTGGCTGGCTCCTACATCTGCACCAAGCTGATGATCGACGCCATCATCAAGGCCGGCACCGCAGACACCAAGGCCGTCATCGCCGCCATGGAAGGCATGAAGTACCAGGGCCTCACCGGCGAAGAAGAAATCCGCAAGGCCGACCACCAAGTGCTCAAGAACTACTACCTCCTTAAGGGCAAGGCCAAGTCCAAGATGAAGAACAAGGACGACTACGCCGACATCGTGAGCAGCGGCAAGTCGTTCCTGCCGGTGGATCAGACCGGCTGCAAGATGGGTTGA
- a CDS encoding branched-chain amino acid ABC transporter permease, whose protein sequence is MSIYLLQTINGIGIGMLYFLLAVGLSIVFGLLRFVNFAHGTFYLLGAYFCYQMNQWGMGFWLSLVVVPVAVGAIGWITEKLILRHVYAKPHEFHILITVGFALVVQEVVIMIWGPLGDSVPTPDLLSGVVMWGSFIYPKYRLFVIGFTAVLAVIIWWVLEGTRLGSIVRAGSESTEMVSLLGTNILGIFSLVFGLGVGLAALAGVLAAPIRGVSPFMGVEALGVAFVVVVVGGLGSFSGALVGGLLIGIVQSLMSTIWPPGASLMIYVAMAAVLLLRPNGLLGRQI, encoded by the coding sequence ATGAGCATTTATCTGCTTCAGACGATCAACGGGATCGGCATCGGCATGCTGTATTTCCTGTTGGCGGTAGGCCTGTCGATCGTCTTCGGCCTGCTGCGCTTCGTCAACTTCGCACACGGCACCTTCTACCTGCTCGGCGCCTACTTCTGCTACCAGATGAACCAGTGGGGCATGGGCTTCTGGCTGTCTCTCGTCGTTGTTCCCGTAGCGGTGGGTGCCATCGGCTGGATCACCGAAAAACTGATCTTGCGCCATGTCTACGCCAAGCCGCACGAGTTCCACATCCTCATCACCGTGGGCTTTGCACTCGTCGTGCAGGAGGTCGTGATCATGATCTGGGGGCCGCTCGGTGACAGCGTGCCCACGCCCGATCTGCTGAGCGGCGTGGTCATGTGGGGCAGCTTCATCTATCCCAAGTACCGCTTGTTCGTCATCGGCTTCACTGCCGTGCTGGCCGTGATCATCTGGTGGGTGCTCGAGGGCACGCGCCTTGGCTCCATCGTGCGCGCGGGCAGTGAATCGACAGAGATGGTGTCATTGCTCGGCACCAATATTCTGGGCATTTTCAGCCTGGTGTTCGGCTTGGGTGTGGGCCTTGCCGCATTGGCGGGGGTGCTTGCCGCACCGATACGCGGCGTGAGTCCGTTCATGGGAGTGGAAGCACTTGGCGTCGCGTTTGTGGTGGTGGTAGTCGGGGGGCTCGGCAGTTTCAGCGGTGCATTGGTGGGCGGCTTGCTGATCGGCATTGTGCAGAGCCTAATGAGCACGATCTGGCCGCCTGGAGCGAGTCTGATGATCTATGTGGCAATGGCGGCGGTGCTGCTGCTGCGCCCCAACGGCCTGCTGGGCCGCCAAATCTGA
- the cobW gene encoding cobalamin biosynthesis protein CobW, whose protein sequence is MNTAKIPATIVTGFLGSGKTTLLRHILDNANGRRIAVVVNEFGELGIDGEILKGCGIGCDDSGNEVQGTLYELANGCMCCTVQEEFFPVMKELAARRDQIDAVLIETSGLALPKPLVQAFQWPDISNVFTVDAVVTVVDTPAAAAGQFAAHPEAVDEQRRADPNLDHESPLHELFEDQLGAADLVVLNKTDAVDAAALAKVQAMVREELPAEVKIVHASHGRLPLDVLLGLSKAAETTIDLRPTHHDHDEDHDHDEFDSFVIELPAVDRDKLLAAVEQLVGTHDILRVKGFAHVPGKAMRWLLQGVGRRIDTHFDRAWKADEERTTRLVFIGQNLDEAALRAGLAGVAADVTA, encoded by the coding sequence ATGAACACCGCCAAAATCCCCGCCACCATCGTCACCGGCTTTCTGGGCAGCGGCAAGACCACGCTGCTGCGCCATATTCTGGACAACGCCAATGGCCGCCGCATCGCGGTGGTGGTCAACGAGTTTGGTGAACTCGGCATCGATGGCGAGATTCTCAAGGGCTGCGGCATCGGCTGCGACGACAGCGGCAACGAGGTGCAGGGCACGCTCTACGAGCTGGCCAACGGCTGCATGTGCTGCACGGTGCAGGAGGAATTTTTCCCGGTCATGAAGGAGCTGGCCGCGCGCCGCGACCAGATTGACGCGGTGCTGATCGAGACCTCGGGCCTGGCGCTACCCAAGCCGCTGGTGCAGGCCTTCCAGTGGCCCGACATCTCGAACGTGTTCACCGTCGATGCGGTGGTGACCGTGGTGGATACGCCCGCTGCTGCCGCAGGCCAGTTCGCGGCACACCCCGAAGCGGTGGATGAACAGCGCCGCGCCGATCCCAATCTGGACCATGAATCGCCGCTGCACGAGCTGTTCGAAGACCAGCTCGGCGCCGCCGATCTGGTAGTGCTCAACAAGACCGATGCGGTCGATGCGGCGGCTCTTGCAAAGGTGCAGGCCATGGTGCGCGAGGAGCTGCCCGCCGAGGTGAAGATCGTGCACGCATCGCATGGCCGCCTGCCGCTCGATGTGTTGCTGGGTCTGTCGAAGGCGGCCGAGACCACCATCGACCTGCGCCCCACGCACCACGATCACGACGAGGACCATGACCATGACGAGTTCGACTCGTTCGTGATCGAGCTGCCCGCCGTGGATCGCGACAAGCTGCTGGCTGCCGTCGAGCAGTTGGTCGGCACCCACGACATCCTGCGCGTGAAGGGCTTTGCGCACGTGCCGGGCAAGGCCATGCGCTGGCTGCTGCAGGGCGTGGGCCGCCGCATCGACACGCATTTCGACCGCGCCTGGAAGGCGGATGAAGAGCGCACCACGCGCCTCGTCTTCATCGGCCAGAATCTCGACGAGGCCGCGCTGCGCGCAGGTCTTGCGGGCGTGGCGGCGGACGTGACGGCATAA
- a CDS encoding ABC transporter ATP-binding protein has product MTSTGNAPLLQVESIHAHYGKSHVLQGVSLHVSDGELVTLLGRNGAGKTTTLKCIAGAMLPTQGQIRFAGTVTSKLATHQVAQRGICLVPEHRGVFKLLTVEENLMLGQRKSSPWQLDDIYRIFPRLKERRTNGGGQLSGGEQQMLAIGRALMNAPRLLMLDEPVEGLAPVIVEEIVAQLKVIKAAGVSIVLVEQNLEVCTQLADRHYIIEQGAVVHEATNAEFIADEAVKDRYLGVGMA; this is encoded by the coding sequence ATGACGTCCACTGGCAACGCACCGCTTCTTCAGGTCGAAAGCATCCACGCGCACTACGGCAAGAGCCATGTGCTGCAGGGCGTCTCGCTGCATGTGAGCGATGGCGAGCTGGTCACGCTGCTCGGACGTAACGGCGCGGGCAAGACCACGACGCTCAAGTGCATCGCGGGCGCGATGCTGCCCACGCAGGGCCAGATCCGCTTTGCGGGCACGGTGACCAGCAAGCTCGCCACGCACCAGGTGGCGCAGCGCGGCATCTGCCTCGTGCCCGAGCATCGCGGCGTCTTCAAGCTGCTGACCGTTGAGGAAAACCTGATGCTCGGTCAGCGCAAGTCTTCGCCCTGGCAGTTGGACGACATCTACCGCATCTTCCCGCGCCTCAAGGAACGGCGAACCAATGGCGGTGGCCAGCTCTCGGGCGGGGAGCAGCAGATGCTGGCCATCGGCCGCGCGCTGATGAATGCGCCGCGCCTGCTGATGCTCGATGAACCGGTCGAAGGCCTCGCGCCGGTGATCGTCGAAGAGATCGTCGCGCAGCTCAAGGTGATCAAGGCGGCCGGTGTGTCCATCGTGCTGGTCGAGCAGAACCTCGAGGTCTGCACCCAGCTTGCAGATCGCCACTACATCATCGAGCAGGGCGCAGTGGTGCACGAGGCGACGAACGCGGAGTTCATCGCCGACGAAGCGGTGAAGGACAGATACCTTGGTGTTGGCATGGCGTGA
- a CDS encoding M81 family metallopeptidase, with protein MSTPGRKFLIARLNHETNTFSPVPTPLDAFAPTFGEDAYRANKGMRTAMAAFIELAEAEGAELVTPVSAMSNPSGPVHAAAYDELTRRIVEAVPGCDAILLDLHGAMVAENSDDGEGDLLERVRAAAAPGVPIGVALDLHGNITEKIVRNADVIVGFKTYPHIDMYETGEHAGHLLLEMWRGQAQYEVIWKPLALMSHTLRSTTLSGPMKDACERAAAMEMNEGLPAVSVFGGFSLADIPAPCVSVVATVKKGTASAQQAVINAFADQAVWQRRAEFVYDSEPLEASLAKAQQLAAHADGKPVLLLDHGDNCMSGGTCDTMDVLQAALALGMKGIAVGPLCDPEAVAQMFAAGEDAEVDIALGNKRSLAHLGMHKQPAQLRGVVRKLSDGKYIVSGPIYNGMECHMGRSALLDIDGAQIVVTEQTHEPWDLGVFHCVDVDPTKARYLLLKSRMYCRPVFVPLSAGLVECDSPGVTTSDYSRFVFSRVNRPVYPLDRDI; from the coding sequence ATGAGTACCCCCGGAAGAAAATTCCTGATCGCGCGTCTGAATCACGAGACCAATACGTTCTCGCCCGTCCCCACGCCCCTCGACGCCTTTGCGCCGACCTTTGGCGAAGACGCGTATCGCGCCAACAAAGGCATGCGCACGGCGATGGCCGCATTCATCGAATTGGCCGAGGCCGAGGGCGCCGAGCTGGTCACGCCGGTCTCCGCGATGTCCAACCCGAGCGGGCCGGTGCATGCCGCCGCGTATGACGAACTCACGCGCCGCATCGTCGAGGCCGTTCCCGGCTGCGATGCCATCCTGCTCGATCTGCACGGCGCGATGGTGGCCGAGAACAGCGACGACGGCGAAGGCGATCTGCTCGAACGGGTGCGCGCGGCGGCCGCGCCGGGCGTGCCGATTGGCGTGGCGCTCGATCTGCACGGCAACATCACCGAGAAGATCGTGCGCAACGCCGATGTGATCGTGGGTTTCAAGACCTACCCGCACATCGACATGTATGAAACCGGCGAGCACGCGGGCCACTTGCTGCTGGAGATGTGGCGCGGCCAAGCGCAGTACGAGGTGATCTGGAAGCCGCTCGCGCTGATGAGCCACACGCTGCGCAGCACCACTTTGAGCGGCCCGATGAAGGATGCCTGCGAGCGCGCCGCCGCAATGGAAATGAATGAGGGACTGCCAGCGGTGTCGGTGTTCGGCGGTTTTTCGCTGGCCGACATTCCTGCACCTTGCGTGAGCGTGGTCGCCACGGTGAAGAAGGGAACGGCGAGCGCGCAGCAAGCCGTCATCAACGCATTTGCCGATCAAGCCGTGTGGCAGCGCCGCGCGGAATTCGTCTACGACAGCGAGCCACTTGAGGCCTCGCTCGCCAAAGCGCAGCAGCTTGCGGCGCACGCCGATGGCAAGCCGGTGCTGCTGCTCGATCATGGCGACAACTGCATGTCAGGCGGCACCTGCGACACCATGGACGTGCTGCAAGCCGCACTGGCGCTGGGTATGAAAGGCATCGCGGTCGGCCCGCTGTGCGATCCGGAAGCGGTCGCGCAGATGTTCGCGGCAGGCGAAGACGCTGAGGTCGACATCGCTCTCGGCAACAAGCGCTCGCTCGCGCACCTCGGCATGCACAAGCAGCCCGCGCAACTGCGCGGCGTGGTACGCAAGCTCAGTGATGGCAAGTACATCGTCTCGGGCCCGATCTACAACGGCATGGAATGCCACATGGGCCGGAGCGCGCTGCTCGACATCGACGGCGCGCAGATCGTGGTGACCGAGCAGACGCATGAGCCCTGGGACCTTGGCGTGTTCCATTGCGTGGACGTCGATCCGACCAAGGCACGTTACTTGCTCCTCAAATCGCGCATGTATTGCAGGCCCGTTTTTGTGCCGTTGTCCGCTGGGCTGGTCGAATGCGACAGCCCCGGCGTGACGACGTCGGACTACTCGCGATTTGTCTTCTCCCGCGTGAATCGACCGGTGTATCCATTGGATCGCGACATATAA
- a CDS encoding tripartite tricarboxylate transporter substrate binding protein — translation MSLSPRSALRAVAAAAAVLSAFATPLAQADNGAYPNKPIRLIVPYAAGGSTDIIGRLLAQKLSENMGVSVVVDNKPGANGTIGCDYVAKQPADGYTLILGDVGCMAMAPGLYAKLPYNPLKDFSVVSLVGRSPLVLTVGSKSPLKSVADLTAAAKASPGKLNFPSSGTGGPNHLGAELYAMQANVKVTHVPYKGSAPSVVSLVAGETDFGFLTAVTINSQLNAGNVKALAVAHTERLPAMPNVPTFIEQGLKGFTADAWFMASVPAGTPQPVVDRLYKEIAKALPDAEVKAKFDSAGVLPSGMDPKASTAFLNDEVNKWRAVIKTANITLD, via the coding sequence ATGTCCCTTTCCCCACGTAGCGCACTGCGCGCCGTTGCTGCTGCAGCCGCAGTTTTGTCCGCATTCGCCACACCGCTGGCTCAGGCCGATAACGGGGCCTATCCGAACAAGCCGATCCGCCTGATCGTGCCCTATGCCGCAGGTGGATCGACCGACATCATTGGTCGACTGCTCGCACAGAAGTTGAGCGAGAACATGGGCGTCTCCGTGGTGGTGGACAACAAGCCCGGCGCCAACGGCACCATCGGCTGCGACTACGTCGCCAAGCAACCGGCCGATGGCTACACCCTTATCCTCGGCGACGTGGGCTGCATGGCCATGGCACCGGGCCTCTACGCCAAGCTGCCTTATAACCCGCTCAAAGATTTCAGCGTGGTCAGCCTCGTAGGCCGCAGCCCGCTGGTGCTTACCGTGGGCAGCAAGAGCCCGCTCAAGTCGGTGGCCGATCTGACCGCCGCCGCCAAGGCCTCTCCCGGCAAGCTGAACTTTCCTTCGTCGGGCACCGGCGGCCCGAACCATCTCGGCGCCGAGCTGTATGCGATGCAGGCCAACGTGAAGGTCACTCACGTGCCCTACAAGGGCAGCGCGCCGTCCGTGGTGTCGCTCGTGGCTGGGGAGACCGACTTCGGGTTTCTGACCGCCGTGACGATCAACTCGCAGCTCAACGCGGGCAACGTGAAGGCCTTGGCCGTTGCTCACACCGAACGCTTGCCCGCCATGCCCAACGTGCCCACGTTCATCGAGCAAGGTCTGAAGGGCTTTACAGCAGACGCGTGGTTCATGGCATCCGTGCCCGCAGGCACGCCGCAGCCCGTTGTGGACCGCCTCTACAAGGAAATCGCCAAGGCTCTGCCGGACGCCGAAGTGAAGGCCAAGTTCGATTCGGCTGGCGTGCTGCCTTCGGGCATGGACCCCAAGGCATCGACCGCCTTCCTGAACGATGAAGTCAACAAGTGGCGTGCAGTGATCAAGACTGCAAACATTACTCTCGATTGA
- a CDS encoding FadR/GntR family transcriptional regulator yields the protein MATKKSSSPMAIKQLKRSDLVAQEIKRMITEKNLSPGDRLPRESELQAQFEVSKGTIREALKSLEVQGLITISTGPSGGGTIVEVPLDRTLQFMQNYLFFKEVTIDDIYAVRMMLEPELAAGAVPHLTEADFEALEHSIVCCDPTSSHEDLIMQRREDVNFHDILAAANPNPFLRFTCELINEMIRQLIVFGNRTPQTEHRRFGEENANYHRDIVEAARARDSERVRALMLQHMQDATRSVKRMKGRIQGRLILDADNLRSPRAAVTLTTRTPASTPAAKPASAHVPAAQKTAKPRATKSGTKVA from the coding sequence ATGGCAACCAAGAAGTCTTCTTCACCGATGGCGATCAAGCAGCTCAAGCGCTCTGATCTGGTCGCGCAGGAAATCAAGCGCATGATCACCGAGAAGAATCTCAGCCCCGGTGACCGGCTGCCGCGCGAGAGCGAATTGCAGGCGCAGTTCGAGGTGAGCAAGGGCACCATCCGCGAGGCGCTCAAGTCGCTCGAGGTGCAGGGGCTGATCACCATTTCCACCGGCCCGTCGGGCGGGGGAACCATCGTCGAGGTGCCGCTTGATCGCACGCTGCAGTTCATGCAGAACTACCTGTTCTTCAAGGAAGTCACGATCGACGACATCTACGCGGTGCGCATGATGCTCGAGCCCGAACTCGCGGCCGGTGCCGTGCCGCATCTCACTGAGGCGGATTTCGAGGCGCTTGAGCACAGCATCGTCTGCTGCGATCCCACCTCGAGTCACGAAGACCTGATCATGCAGCGCCGTGAAGACGTGAACTTTCACGACATCCTCGCGGCCGCCAATCCCAATCCGTTTCTGCGCTTCACCTGTGAGCTGATCAACGAGATGATCCGCCAGCTCATCGTCTTCGGTAACCGCACGCCGCAGACCGAGCACCGTCGCTTCGGCGAGGAGAACGCGAACTACCACCGCGACATCGTTGAGGCAGCGCGCGCACGCGACAGCGAGCGGGTGCGCGCCCTCATGCTGCAGCACATGCAGGATGCGACGCGCTCCGTCAAGCGCATGAAGGGGCGCATCCAGGGGCGCCTGATCCTCGATGCGGACAACCTGCGCAGTCCACGCGCGGCGGTGACACTGACGACGCGTACTCCTGCTTCAACGCCCGCTGCAAAACCTGCGTCCGCGCATGTCCCTGCGGCTCAAAAGACAGCCAAACCGCGCGCCACCAAGAGCGGTACGAAAGTTGCTTGA
- a CDS encoding branched-chain amino acid ABC transporter permease, translating to MNSKHYQFLIAVAIVVAMPLFMKSGSLASEVLIYALAAMACNLLLGYTGLLSFGQGVFFGLGSYTLGILLTRLPISMPLALLATVVMGGIGAAIVGWVAIRQKGTYFVMLTLAFAQMFYFVAYSASDLTGGDNGLMDIPRKSLTLGGQTIIPLETPWQYYSFVAVLFLIVYWLLRRVCDSIFGRTLLAVRDNEERAAAVGYNLRLLKLQAFVISGAVTGLAGALHALMTGIAPLSNAEYHTSEMILVMTVIGGTGNLLASLLGAAFYVLLGDWLSTLWPRWLLILGVVLMIVSLGMQGGLWGLCQKLWQLARGKKSNEEGDGKASQANAKGGHA from the coding sequence ATGAATTCCAAGCATTACCAATTCCTGATCGCGGTGGCCATCGTCGTCGCGATGCCGCTGTTCATGAAGTCCGGCTCGCTCGCGAGCGAGGTGCTGATCTATGCGCTAGCGGCCATGGCCTGCAATCTGCTGCTCGGCTACACGGGGCTGCTGTCGTTCGGCCAGGGCGTGTTCTTTGGCCTTGGCAGCTACACGCTCGGCATTCTGCTCACGCGGCTGCCGATCTCGATGCCGCTCGCGCTGCTCGCGACGGTGGTCATGGGCGGCATCGGCGCGGCCATCGTCGGCTGGGTCGCCATTCGCCAGAAGGGTACCTATTTCGTGATGCTGACGCTGGCGTTCGCGCAGATGTTCTACTTCGTCGCCTACAGCGCGAGCGATCTGACCGGCGGTGACAACGGCCTCATGGACATCCCGCGCAAGTCGCTCACGCTCGGCGGCCAGACCATCATTCCGCTTGAGACGCCATGGCAGTACTACAGCTTCGTGGCCGTGCTGTTCCTCATCGTTTACTGGCTGCTGCGTCGCGTCTGCGATTCGATCTTCGGCCGCACGCTGCTGGCCGTGCGCGACAACGAGGAGCGCGCCGCCGCCGTGGGCTACAACCTGCGACTGCTCAAACTGCAGGCCTTCGTGATCTCCGGGGCTGTAACGGGTCTGGCAGGCGCGCTGCATGCGCTGATGACCGGCATCGCGCCGCTGTCGAACGCCGAATACCACACCAGCGAAATGATCCTCGTGATGACCGTGATCGGCGGCACCGGCAACCTGCTCGCCTCGCTGCTCGGCGCGGCGTTCTATGTGCTGCTCGGCGACTGGCTGTCCACGCTGTGGCCGCGCTGGCTGCTGATTCTCGGCGTGGTGCTGATGATCGTGAGCCTTGGTATGCAGGGCGGCCTCTGGGGTCTGTGCCAGAAGCTGTGGCAGCTGGCGCGTGGCAAGAAATCCAATGAAGAAGGTGATGGCAAGGCCTCGCAAGCCAATGCCAAGGGAGGCCACGCATGA